Genomic segment of Alcanivorax borkumensis SK2:
GGTTACGGGGTTAGCCATATAGTCGTGGATAGCGGCGATCAGTACCCCGCCATTTGGCAGCGGTTGGTTGGTTCTCAGTGCCTCCACCATCTCAGCCAGTTGGTCATGACAGCGGTGAAGCAAATCAAATAAGCTGGGTTCGATAGCCAGTTGGCTTTGGGCCAGTCCTTCGTACAGGGTTTCCAGTTCATGGCCTAGGTCTCCCAGCTCCGGGACTTCGGCCATGCGAGCCCCCCCTTTGAGGGTGTGCAGATCCCGTTGTAGGGATTGCAGTTCAATCAGGTTGTCCTGTTGACTGATCCACAATTCCAGACTGTTGCCGGCAGACTCAAGAATTTCATCCGCTTCTTCCAGAAAAATTTCCACCAACTCTGGGTCGCGCTTCGGTTGAGGGGGCACATCAATGGACGCGGGTGCGTCCTCAATCGTAATGGGGGCGCCAGTGGTGTTGGGTTGTGGGGTGGCCAAGCTGTTTTTTTGCTCGCTATGTTCAGCATGATCGGCAGGGGGAGTGTTGGCCTGCAGATTTTCGATCATCATTGCCAGGCTGTCGTGGCATTGGTGCAGTAGGTGGAACAGCGCCGCGTGGGATTCCAGTTGCCCCGCGTTATAGCTTTCGTAAAGGTTTTCCAGTTCGTGGGCCAGGTCTTCCACCGGAGCGACACCGGCCATGCGCGCGCCGCCTTTCAGGGTGTGCAGGTCACGCTGCAGGCTGCTGATGTTGCTGTTGTCGCCGGCCTCCCACTGGTCGAGGCTGTGGCTGGCGGACTCGAGGATTTCCTCGGCCTCTTCCAGGAACAGCGCCATTAGCTCCGGGTCCATGTGGGCTTCGTAGCGGTGACTATCCGTGGTGTGTTCAGCCCGTTGGGTCACTACAACTGTGCTGCCCAGTGTAATGTCGCTGCTGCTGTCGGCCAGGCTGCCGTTAGGGTCGTCGCCTCCCGTCAGCTTACGCAGGGCCTCTACTAATTCTTGTTTCGCGTGGACGGTCTGGCCGGCGGCCAGGCAGTCCATCATATTCATCAGCGCTTCTTGGCCTTCACTAGCTAAGGTGAATAGACGCTCGCTGTAAGCCAGATGAGCGCTCTGCACCGCGCTGTAACAGCCCGTCAGCGCTGCTGCCAGATCGTGGATTTCGTTGAGGTCGGAGGTGGCAGCACTGTTGGCAAGCCGTTCCAATGCATCGCGCAGGTGCACCAGTTCATCGGTGTGCTCGGGGTGCTGTGCCCACTGGCTTAGTAGTGGCTCCGAATCTACGATCAGATCCATGCCTTCGGATAGGAAAATAGAAAGAATGTGCGGGTCTGGATCGTTGCTGCTGCTATCTTGCAGTTGATCGCGTTGCTGATTCAGGGAGTGGACCAATTCGTCGGCGCCAGGTAGATGACCTGGGGGGCGCGAGGTGATTTTATCCAGGCTGGCGAGAATCAAGTCATGGGTTTTAGCCAGTAGAGTTATCTGCTGCTGGTTGGCCCGGCGGTTGCTGCTAATCAGATCCCGTGTCAGTTTTTCTGCTGGCTCGGCTACTTCGGCTACTGCTTCGATTTCGGCCATCCGCGCGCTGCCCATAAGAGTATGTAGGGCACGGTGGACACCGTCATCCACCGGGTGCTCGGACAGGTCGGTGTCGTTGTTGGCCAGCCATTGAGCAATTAGTGCCAGGCTGCGACGGGCTTCGCTGGAAAAGATTTCCAGCAACATGGGGTCTGGGCCACTTTCGTTGCTGTCCTCTTCAAAGGGGGCGCAGCTCATGTCCGGGATGTCGGATAGGCTTTCTATGGATGCATTGCTGGTATCGCTATCAGCGTCGTCAGCGGGTTCCTGTTCTGGTAAATCCAGGCTGATGCCTTCGTCGATTCCAGTGGGATCGTTGTCCGCTGGAAGCAGGTATACATCATCCCTGCTGCTCTCTGTCTCCCAAGGATTGAGGGCGTCTTCGCTGGCAGCAGCTTCAAAGGCGGCCAGGTCCTCAGTGGACAGGTCATTGTCGGCAGGCTCGCAATTAGCGCTGTCGCTTAGTGCTGGTTCGGTTAGTTCTAGGTTCTCGTTTTCGCTGGCGTTGTCTAGAGTGATGTATTCAGCGTCCGCAGGGCTGTCAAGAGTGGCATCGGCGGTGGTGTCCATGACGATGTCGTCGAGAATTCCTGCGTTGTCATTGCTGTGGGTGGTGTTGCTAGCCGCACCGGCCAAGGTGGGGACCTGCCTGATCTGGCTACCATTGGCTAGGGTGTCGGCGGCGTCGATTAAAGGCTGTACGTCGAATGGGTCGGTTTGGCGCAGCGTAAAAGCATCGACCAATGCAGGTACTCGGTTACGGACTTCCTGCACCAGGGCAATCAGCACGGCGCTGGGCTCAATGGTTCGGTCGATAACCCGGTTGAGCATATTTTCCACGGACCAGCCCAGTTCGCCCACGGTGCTGGCGCCGACCATGCGGCCAGATCCTTTCAGCGTGTGGAAGGCGCGGCGGAATTCTACCAAGGATTCTTCATCGCTGGTGTTGGCGACCCAGCGAGGGAAGTACTGGTCTAGTGCGTCCAGCACCTCGCCTACTTCTTCCTGAAAGATCTCAATGATTTCGTCATCAATCAGATCATCGTCTTGCGCCTGAGTTTCGGTAGCCGCTGTAGCGGGTGTTTGCGGTTCCTCTTCTGGTTCAGCCGGTAAGGTGATTTCCTGGGGGGAATTGATCCGCGCCTCATCGTTGCTGCTATTGTTATCTTGCGGTTCGGCTTTATCAGTAAAACCGGACCAGGCGTCCATATCATGTTCCAGGGCGCTGCTACCCATGTCCGAAGTGGCTAGTTCAATGGATTTAACATCACTATCGACAAAGTTTTGTTCTTCTAGCAGTGGATAGCCCAGAATTTCCACACTGGAACGGGCCAGCTGGAGGATATCGTCGGTGGTTTCCGGGTCGTCACTCAGACGCTCTAGGTAATATTCTACTGAGGTAATGGCGTCAGCTAGGGTGTCCATGCTGCGCCAGTCAGGCTTGGGCTTATCTACGGCGAGTAGCTTTTCTTCGATGAATTGCACGCACTGCTGCAAAATCAGCGCGGGTTTGCCCAGCTGAATCACCTCCAGACCGCCGCGCACGGCATTCAGGCGTGCTGGTACCTCTTGCAGGGGCTCGGGGTTCCATTGTGAGGCGATGAATTCCACGATGCCGTCTTTGGCTTCTTCCAGTCCAGCGCGGCATTCGCGAAGTACAGCATCCATCGCTTGGCCTACATGGCTAGGCATATCGTCGCCTTGGCGATTGTGGCTGGCGTTACGGCGGTCGCCGCCGATACCCGCCAAGGTTGCTTCTACATAGAGCAGCGCGCCGGCGATATCCATCAGGGTTTCACGTTCGGCAGGTGCTTTGCCGGCCACGATACCTTCCATAGCGTGCAGTTGTTCTTCCACCAGCGCCCGAGGTTGGCCAAGGCCCAGTACGGCCACGGTGTCGGCCACCTGTTTCAGGGTAAGGGTAAGGGGCTGCAGCTTGCTGGTGTCGGAGTCGCCGCTGTGAACAAAATGCTCCAGGGTGTCTTTGACGGTAGTGAGTTCTTCGGAAAGCGCCTGCACCACGGAGCTCATGGCCTGGGCGTCCGGGCCGGTCATCCGCTGGCGCTCTGTGTTGACTAGGTCATCGGAGGGCAGTGCCTCGTCCAGCCGAAAACGGGCCTGGACATCACGGATGCGGGGGCTGTCCACGTCGGCTTTGGCCACGTAGTAAAGAAGGTTCTTGATCAGATCGGTGGGGGCGGGGCGGTTGAGGCTGGCGGCGCCGTCCACAGCCAGCTCCCGCAGATTGCGATCGACGTGGCCGAGCATGAGTTTCACCGAAGAGCCAAGGATAATGGCGTCTTCTGAAAGCCCTTCTACCAGTGCATTACTAATCGACCATAGCGGTGCACGAGGCGCGTCGCCGGTGACTTGCTCCAGCTTGGTGAAAACCTTGGCCATGTAGCCCAGGTTCTTGCCTATATTATCGTTACGCAGAATGCCGAGCAGGGCGGTTTGGAACATCTGGCGGATCTTTTTCGCCAGCTGGGTAAAGTGGGGATCGTTGAGCTTGTCGTCACGAATCTGGCCTTGGCCGGTTGCTTCGCTGAGGTCCGGCTTGAATAGGGCGGTTTCCGACAATAGCGATTCACCGCGCGCTGCGCGCAGATCATTGAGCAGCGGCAGCAGGACCACCGGCAGGTCACGGCGGTTGCTGGCGACTCGGTCTAGGTACGGGGGCAGCTGCAGGATCGCCCGCATCAGGGTTTCCTGACTGTCAGCCACATTGCTCACGCTGCCGTTGAGCAGGGCTTGGGCTAGTTTCTCCATTTCCTCGGCGAACAGTGCCGCACCGTAGAACTCAACCATCTGCAAGGTGCCGTACACCTGATGCAGGTGGGTCTGACAGAAGCGCATACGAGTGGTGTCGTTCGGATTGTTCTCGAACGATTCCAATGTCTGCTGCGCTTGGTTCAGGGTTTCCTGGATTTCCCCGCGAACCCAGTCCAGAGCCAGATAATCGTGACGGTCACTCATGACGTCTCCTGTCATATATAAACCCGCCTTTTGGGTGGGACGGCTTTTTTAATGCGCAACATGCAGCATCCTCGTGTTGATGATTGCTGCTTAGTGCTACCCCAAGTTTTTTTCTTTTATGCGTGCCGCGTGTTGTTTTATTTCTTTCTGTGTTTGTTATTTACAGCGCCGAAATGCCAGTGTATCGGCAAAATGGACCCGCTCCAGGTCCGGGTGTTGCCAGTCGGTAACTTCACCGGGGCCAAGTATCAGAATGCCTCCCAGTGCGAGCCGTTCTGCCAGTCGGTTCAGGATCTGGCGCTTACGCCAACGGCGAAAATAAATCAGCATGTTCTGACAAAAAATTA
This window contains:
- a CDS encoding Hpt domain-containing protein, encoding MSDRHDYLALDWVRGEIQETLNQAQQTLESFENNPNDTTRMRFCQTHLHQVYGTLQMVEFYGAALFAEEMEKLAQALLNGSVSNVADSQETLMRAILQLPPYLDRVASNRRDLPVVLLPLLNDLRAARGESLLSETALFKPDLSEATGQGQIRDDKLNDPHFTQLAKKIRQMFQTALLGILRNDNIGKNLGYMAKVFTKLEQVTGDAPRAPLWSISNALVEGLSEDAIILGSSVKLMLGHVDRNLRELAVDGAASLNRPAPTDLIKNLLYYVAKADVDSPRIRDVQARFRLDEALPSDDLVNTERQRMTGPDAQAMSSVVQALSEELTTVKDTLEHFVHSGDSDTSKLQPLTLTLKQVADTVAVLGLGQPRALVEEQLHAMEGIVAGKAPAERETLMDIAGALLYVEATLAGIGGDRRNASHNRQGDDMPSHVGQAMDAVLRECRAGLEEAKDGIVEFIASQWNPEPLQEVPARLNAVRGGLEVIQLGKPALILQQCVQFIEEKLLAVDKPKPDWRSMDTLADAITSVEYYLERLSDDPETTDDILQLARSSVEILGYPLLEEQNFVDSDVKSIELATSDMGSSALEHDMDAWSGFTDKAEPQDNNSSNDEARINSPQEITLPAEPEEEPQTPATAATETQAQDDDLIDDEIIEIFQEEVGEVLDALDQYFPRWVANTSDEESLVEFRRAFHTLKGSGRMVGASTVGELGWSVENMLNRVIDRTIEPSAVLIALVQEVRNRVPALVDAFTLRQTDPFDVQPLIDAADTLANGSQIRQVPTLAGAASNTTHSNDNAGILDDIVMDTTADATLDSPADAEYITLDNASENENLELTEPALSDSANCEPADNDLSTEDLAAFEAAASEDALNPWETESSRDDVYLLPADNDPTGIDEGISLDLPEQEPADDADSDTSNASIESLSDIPDMSCAPFEEDSNESGPDPMLLEIFSSEARRSLALIAQWLANNDTDLSEHPVDDGVHRALHTLMGSARMAEIEAVAEVAEPAEKLTRDLISSNRRANQQQITLLAKTHDLILASLDKITSRPPGHLPGADELVHSLNQQRDQLQDSSSNDPDPHILSIFLSEGMDLIVDSEPLLSQWAQHPEHTDELVHLRDALERLANSAATSDLNEIHDLAAALTGCYSAVQSAHLAYSERLFTLASEGQEALMNMMDCLAAGQTVHAKQELVEALRKLTGGDDPNGSLADSSSDITLGSTVVVTQRAEHTTDSHRYEAHMDPELMALFLEEAEEILESASHSLDQWEAGDNSNISSLQRDLHTLKGGARMAGVAPVEDLAHELENLYESYNAGQLESHAALFHLLHQCHDSLAMMIENLQANTPPADHAEHSEQKNSLATPQPNTTGAPITIEDAPASIDVPPQPKRDPELVEIFLEEADEILESAGNSLELWISQQDNLIELQSLQRDLHTLKGGARMAEVPELGDLGHELETLYEGLAQSQLAIEPSLFDLLHRCHDQLAEMVEALRTNQPLPNGGVLIAAIHDYMANPVTFALPALSAIQTVHPSPPSADVVEQNPPATSHESASSTPAADDAWQADSDPEILNIFLEESEELSEIINACLTSWRDNPQSTDFTDDLKRALHTLKGGARLAGLKQLGDISHNFENYLLALERRRQTPAPSDFQPMLRWHDQINRGMESVAAAARANTPAAQGANTTDQLNTLLTAPPQPAPQQPQKDARRQRQAQAQPQEMVRVGADVLEALVNLAGETSINRGRVEQGITEFAFNVEEMGNTVQRLYEQLRRLDSETEAHIMSNYQKGVDLGEHDEDFDPLEMDQYSELHQIAKQLSESASDLLDLKNTLLDRNKDTETLLLQQARINTELQEKLMRTRMVPFSRLVPRLRRIVRQISGEVDKRVDFDVINPEGELDRSLMERVVAPLEHMLRNAVDHGIETGDARNAAGKNPTGHINLELGREGGEVVITLSDDGKGIDTDAVREKAIEQGLIAEDAQLCEQEIQQFIFHAGFSTAAAVTQISGRGVGMDVVASEIKQMGGSVAIDSHKGQGTRFIIRLPFTLAMNRALMVKAADDSYAIPLNQIEGIVRISPFELQHYFEEENPVYTYVGQDYQLQYLGHFVHGNRVPHLENQTTPMPVLLIRSTEHTVAIVVDELVGSREVVVKAVGPQLATIAGISGATILGDGSVVIILDIHSLIRAAHVQTTALISDEAVPALPQEPEEEALPQRETPLVMVTDDSVTVRKVTTRLLERNGYEVVTAKDGMDAIAKLEDIRPDVMLLDIEMPRMDGFEVASHVRHDSRLQNVPIIMITSRTGEKHRERAFDIGVNCYIGKPFQESELLSTIRELLGELQEVDNG